One window of the Desulforhopalus sp. genome contains the following:
- the glmM gene encoding phosphoglucosamine mutase, with the protein MRKLFGTDGIRGVANVYPMTIEIAMQVGRAIAFLVKDKVKGHRIVIGKDTRQSCYMLENALAAGICSMGVDVLLVGPLPTPGIAFITTSMRADAGVVISASHNPFQDNGIKIFSSDGFKLPDEVELDIEDLIFSQKMAALRPVADEVGKATRIEDAKGRYIVFLKNTFPKQYTLDGFHIVLDCAHGATYGVAPHVFQELGAKVTKLGVEPDGRNINKDCGALHPEIMARKVQELGAHIGLALDGDGDRLIVCDEHGKIVDGDHIMAICAEELLHQRRLKKKTLVATIMSNMGLELAMERMGGTLVRTGVGDRYVVECMRRKGFSFGGEQSGHLVFLDHITTGDGILAGLQLLAIMKKRRKPLSELATVMESFPQILKNVRMSSKIAPASIPGFPETVQKLEQKLGKGGRILVRPSGTEPVIRVMVEGQKLDEITAMADELCEVIRKGDRG; encoded by the coding sequence CCGATGGGATACGGGGGGTAGCCAATGTCTACCCCATGACTATAGAAATCGCCATGCAGGTAGGGCGAGCCATTGCTTTTTTAGTCAAAGACAAGGTAAAGGGGCACCGGATTGTCATTGGCAAGGACACCAGGCAGTCATGCTATATGCTTGAAAACGCCCTCGCTGCCGGCATCTGCTCGATGGGTGTTGATGTCCTGCTGGTTGGCCCTCTCCCGACCCCTGGCATTGCTTTTATTACCACTTCAATGCGCGCTGATGCCGGGGTGGTGATCTCCGCTTCGCACAATCCCTTTCAGGATAATGGCATCAAGATTTTCTCAAGCGACGGCTTCAAGCTGCCCGATGAAGTGGAACTTGATATCGAAGATCTGATTTTCTCTCAAAAGATGGCAGCCCTAAGGCCTGTCGCCGACGAGGTGGGCAAGGCAACCAGGATCGAGGATGCCAAAGGGCGGTATATTGTTTTTCTTAAAAACACCTTTCCTAAACAGTACACCCTCGATGGTTTTCATATCGTCCTCGACTGTGCCCATGGCGCAACCTATGGGGTAGCCCCGCATGTCTTTCAAGAGCTTGGCGCCAAGGTCACAAAACTCGGCGTTGAGCCGGACGGCCGAAACATTAACAAGGATTGTGGCGCCCTGCATCCCGAGATCATGGCACGAAAAGTCCAGGAGCTTGGTGCTCATATTGGTCTCGCCCTGGACGGCGACGGTGACCGGCTCATTGTCTGTGATGAACACGGCAAGATCGTCGATGGCGACCATATTATGGCGATTTGCGCGGAAGAATTGCTGCACCAAAGGCGCCTGAAAAAGAAGACCCTGGTCGCTACCATCATGTCCAATATGGGCTTGGAGCTGGCGATGGAGCGCATGGGCGGGACCCTAGTGCGCACCGGAGTTGGGGACCGCTATGTCGTAGAGTGCATGCGGCGCAAGGGGTTCTCGTTTGGCGGTGAACAATCCGGCCATCTGGTTTTTCTCGATCACATCACCACTGGCGACGGGATACTTGCCGGACTGCAGCTGCTGGCGATCATGAAAAAGCGAAGAAAGCCATTGTCGGAATTGGCCACGGTCATGGAGAGTTTTCCGCAGATTTTAAAGAATGTCCGGATGTCCAGTAAGATCGCGCCTGCCTCTATCCCGGGTTTTCCCGAGACGGTGCAGAAACTGGAGCAAAAACTCGGCAAGGGCGGGCGGATCCTCGTTCGTCCATCCGGTACAGAGCCGGTTATCCGGGTGATGGTTGAAGGCCAAAAGCTGGATGAAATTACTGCTATGGCCGATGAGCTTT